A stretch of the Helicoverpa zea isolate HzStark_Cry1AcR chromosome 29, ilHelZeax1.1, whole genome shotgun sequence genome encodes the following:
- the LOC124644329 gene encoding protein PFC0760c-like: MEVMYKHCSALIYFTEFNLKMHRGTSSYQEEWQRRVSRRVDSLFVDLPVLSPVTEEASDLTDKSLIPHDDESDSSTRSVSPLPPLIIEILPNKHDEPEEYYVKLQKRMIKVYRRLFIENRSLSSGVYDSDSNGNSDLDSFDYDEIGFDGNVRDVENRTLSNGIYGSISNGNSDHEGFDCEGKDLDGNVRDFENRSLSRGIYDSNSNGSSNDDGMDYEAINFDGNVRGVENRTLSNGVYSSNTNGSSDHDGMDYEARDFDGNVRNTENRNLSHGIYDLNYNVTIPVADYGGNNFNNGTDSNDSHYSDDYEADFESIDTTIESLNRRGIDAEMSRPDYEDRQSLAPTEIIDTEDLSNPNLVEIERPISVQNVIFPKDLHNARIDDDDNEMLHESSSNDLNESHQRNDFEESRNSLNTDLVNNDNEIEEDMEAQDDDNDLNESHQRNDFEDINADESRNTTNTDLVNDDNEIALNQEDIEAEDCDDNDLNVVEVVTDENEETTLSAGTDYRQITTIALVHVDGTKHHKDKESTVYEESVKSVILPTRPVVRTAIRSEVMQVDFEDVVRVEDNEDPPTILPDLSYQESSIKEIEQMRFGNPDLSQESISLTHYRDSESLEPIAYIETPTENTSSSQNGAGGHFEFDISNDIHEILSYNFNESRKSSSNSRKRKADLDSKSVQTSEVSTRDYFDGQIFLKGAKVFRLCSCKDHVCH, from the exons TCTTATCTCCAGTCACTGAAGAAGCCTCGGATTTAACTGATAAATCACTAATACCCCACGATGATGAGTCTGACAGTTCCACCAGATCTGTCAGTCCTCTACCCCCCCTCATCATAGAAATACTTCCTAACAAACATGATGAGCCTGAGGAATATTACGTGAAACTTCAAAAAAGAATGATCAAGGTATACCGAAGGCTGTTCATTGAAAATAGAAGCTTAAGTAGTGGTGTGTACGATTCAGATTCCAATGGCAACTCTGATCTTGACAGTTTCGACTATGATGAAATAGGTTTTGATGGCAATGTTCGTGACGTTGAAAATAGAACCTTAAGTAATGGTATTTACGGTTCCATTTCCAATGGCAATTCTGATCATGAGGGTTTCGACTGTGAAGGCAAAGATTTAGATGGCAATGTTcgtgattttgaaaatagaagCTTAAGCCGTGGTATATATGATTCAAATTCCAATGGCAGTTCCAATGATGATGGTATGGACTATGAAGCTATAAATTTTGATGGTAATGTTCGGGGCGTAGAAAATAGAACCTTAAGTAATGGTGTATATAGTTCAAATACCAATGGCAGTTCCGATCATGACGGTATGGATTATGAAGCTAGAGATTTTGATGGCAACGTTCGTAACACTGAAAATAGAAACTTAAGCCATGGTATATACGATTTAAATTACAATGTCACCATTCCAGTGGCAGATTATGGtggcaataattttaataatggtaCGGATAGTAATGATTCACATTATTCCGATGATTATGAAGCTGATTTTGAGTCAATAGACACAACAATTGAATCTTTAAATAGACGTGGAATAGACGCTGAAATGTCAAGACCTGATTATGAAGACAGGCAAAGCCTAGCCCCTACTGAAATTATAGATACTGAAGATTTATCAAACCCTAATTTAGTAGAAATAGAAAGACCGATCAGTgttcaaaatgttatttttccaAAAGATTTACATAATGCTAgaatagatgatgatgataatgaaatgTTACATGAATCTAGTAGCAATGATTTGAATGAAAGTCATCAAAGAAATGATTTTGAAGAATCTAGAAATTCACTAAATACGGACTTGGTTAATAATGATAATGAAATAGAGGAAGATATGGAGGCAcaagatgatgataatgatttgAATGAAAGTCACCAAAGAAATGATTTTGAAGATATAAATGCAGATGAATCTAGAAATACCACAAATACGGACTTggttaatgatgataatgaaataGCATTAAATCAAGAAGATATTGAGGCAGAGGATTGTGATGATAATGATTTGAATGTCGTTGAAGTGGTGACAGATGAAAATGAAGAAACGACTCTTAGTGCAG GTACAGATTACAGGCAAATAACAACCATAGCTCTGGTCCACGTCGATGGTACAAAACACCACAAAGATAAAGAGAGTACAGTATATGAAGAGTCGGTAAAAAGTGTGATTCTACCCACAAGGCCGGTTGTGAGGACTGCCATACGTAGTGAGGTGATGCAAGTGGATTTTGAAGATGTGGTGAGAGTGGAAGACAATGAAG atccACCCACAATCTTACCTGACTTGTCCTATCAAGAATCTTCTATCAAAGAAATAGAACAAATGAGGTTTGGAAACCCAGATTTATCTCAAGAATCAATATCATTAACCCATTATCGCGACTCGGAATCACTCGAACCAATTGCGTATATTGAAACACCCACGGAAAATACGTCATCGTCACAAAATGGCGCCGGTGGACACTTCGAATTTGACATTTCTAACGACATCCATGAAATTTTGAGTTATAATTTCAATGAAAGTCGAAAAAGTAGTAGTAATTCCAGGAAAAGAAAGGCCGATTTAGATAGCAAATCGGTGCAGACCAGTGAAGTTTCTACAAGGGATTATTTTGATGGGCAAATCTTTCTAAAGGGGGCAAAAGTGTTTCGGCTTTGCTCTTGTAAAGATCATGTTTGTcactaa